A region from the Aegilops tauschii subsp. strangulata cultivar AL8/78 chromosome 5, Aet v6.0, whole genome shotgun sequence genome encodes:
- the LOC141023354 gene encoding uncharacterized protein: MLRHHPVPLEGAQELRLDVLYLHNNTLEQGRTLQSPSSTSPRTSSPYAVVCRYSDPETAACTPVIAYIDDEPFLPEQPDAGAQELDATVDNDSYYTGGAYYYVQAADDDQE; encoded by the exons ATGCTCCGGCACCACCCCGTCCCGCTCGAAGGCGCCCAGGAGCTGCGCCTCGACGTCCTCTACCTCCACAACAACACTCTCGAGCAAGGACGTACTTTACAGTCGCCATCGAGCACATCTCCGCGTACATCGTCGCCGTACGCCGTCGTTTGCCGCTACTCCG accctgagaccgcTGCCTGTACCCCTGTGATCGCCTACATCGACGATGAACCCTTCTtaccagagcaaccag atgctggagcccaggagctagacgccaccgtcgacaacgactcctactacaccggaggtgcctactactacgtgcaggccgctgacgacgaccaggagtag